The genomic stretch GGTGCGGCAGGAAGTGGTGGACCACGAAGGTGAGGTCGTCGAGAGCGAAGTTGGTGGCCCGGCGGAGCGCGCAGACCACCGCACGCTCCTCGTCAGTGGCCTTCCAGGGCAGCTTGTGGGGCTTGGCGGAGTGGTCGAGGCAGTCCTCGGGGCCACGCTTGCGCCACTTGCGAATGGTTTCGGCGCTGACGCCGAAGCGCTTGGCGAGGGCGCCGCTGCTTTCCTGGGAGCGGGCGATCTCGGCGCGGACGGCAGGGGTGGTGCGGGCATTGGGATGGATCTGCAGCATGGCCTATCCTCGTCGTGCTGCTGCGGCCGGAAGGCTCTTGAAGCGATAAGCATAGTCTACGATGGCTCGCCCGACCGGGTCCCAACAATGCTCCGCGACCAGACAGGTAGTTTGACAAAGTCAGATTTCTCACTTGCCCGGCGTGGCGGCATGATCGCTCGGACGGCTGCGGTCGGCGAAGCACTCCAAGAGGCTCGCACTTGACGCCGAAGCGCCGCTTCGAATCACTGGGTCTCCACAAGAGCGGAGTTGGAAGGGGGCGAACTGATGTCGTCACTTCGTCGGGTGACCGTATGTGCGGCTGACGGCTGACGGCATCGCTGATCGAGGATGTCGCAGTGGCGTTCGGTAGCTTCATCGGCCGTTACGGTGGCTTCTTCCGGACCCGGACGCGGGACAACGCGGCGGTGGCGGAGCGCTACCTGCAAGGGCTCGCGCAGGCGGAGGAAGCGACCTTCGCGGCGATGGCGACGGTGGTCGAGCAGGGCTGCGAGCAGCAGTTCCAGCACTTCATCAGCAACTCGCCCTGGCGGCACGAGCCGGTGGTGGAGCAGATCGGCCGTGACGCGGATCGTCTGCTCGGTGGCAAGCCGACCAGCGCCCTGATCATCGACGAGAGCAGCTTCATACAAGCAGGGGGAGCACTCGGTGGGTGTTGC from Longimicrobium sp. encodes the following:
- a CDS encoding transposase, coding for MAFGSFIGRYGGFFRTRTRDNAAVAERYLQGLAQAEEATFAAMATVVEQGCEQQFQHFISNSPWRHEPVVEQIGRDADRLLGGKPTSALIIDESSFIQAGGALGGCCPAMVRPPGQGR